The window AACCCCTGCCTTTCTCGCATCATCCTTTCCTTTAAGTATGCCTTCCCCATCCCCTATGAATACCACCGATACCGTATGAAATCGGGGGTCCCTACCCGGTTTTGAGTAGGTGTGGAATTGTTCAATTAATTTGACATCAAGAGAGGTCTCTTCTTTTGCTTCCC is drawn from Pseudomonadota bacterium and contains these coding sequences:
- a CDS encoding NUDIX hydrolase, with protein sequence EAKEETSLDVKLIEQFHTYSKPGRDPRFHTVSVVFIGDGEGILKGKDDARKAGVFSEDPLPEQIAFDHREILTDYFYYLKTGKKPPLFNPKG